In a single window of the Streptomyces sp. NBC_00285 genome:
- a CDS encoding MFS transporter — protein sequence MTTAQADSGRTVTTNVPARLDRLPWSRWHWTIVIGLGTVWILDGLEVTVVGNIASRLSEPGSGLSISSGQVTGIAAALYVAGACVGALFWGRLTDKWGRKKLFMITLAVYLAATALTAMSFDSWWFFLFRFLTGFGIGGEYAAINSAIDELIPAQYRGRVDLMINGSFWLGAVGGSLLSIVALNTELFAKDVGWRLTFALGAVLAFVILLVRRHVPESPRWLLIHGQDEEAERIVTSIEERVEAERGEPLPRAEGDITIRQRRSVSFAEIARTLFSDYRRRSVLGFSLFIGQAFLYNAITFGFGAILTTFFDVPSGNTGYYFAVIAVGNFCGPLLLGKLFDTVGRRVMISSTYLLSGLLLFATAWLFDQGSLSANTMTACWCAVLFFASAGASSAYLTVSEVFPMETRAMSIAFFYALGTAAGGISGPLLFADLTGTGKVGDTVLAFQIGAGLMCAAGLVAAVLAVRAEGRSLEDIAKPLTAA from the coding sequence TTGACCACCGCGCAGGCCGATTCCGGCCGTACTGTGACGACGAACGTCCCCGCTCGGCTCGACCGGCTCCCCTGGTCCCGCTGGCACTGGACGATCGTCATCGGACTCGGCACCGTATGGATCCTCGACGGCCTGGAAGTCACGGTCGTCGGCAACATCGCGAGCCGCCTGTCGGAACCGGGAAGCGGACTGTCGATCTCCTCCGGACAGGTCACCGGCATCGCGGCGGCGCTGTACGTGGCCGGCGCGTGCGTGGGAGCCCTGTTCTGGGGGCGGCTGACCGACAAATGGGGCCGCAAGAAGCTGTTCATGATCACGCTGGCCGTGTATCTGGCGGCCACGGCCCTGACCGCGATGTCCTTCGACTCCTGGTGGTTCTTCCTGTTCCGCTTCCTGACCGGGTTCGGCATCGGCGGGGAGTACGCGGCGATCAACTCCGCGATCGACGAGCTGATCCCGGCGCAGTACCGGGGACGGGTCGACCTGATGATCAACGGGAGTTTCTGGCTGGGAGCGGTGGGTGGCTCCCTGCTGTCGATCGTCGCGCTGAACACGGAGCTGTTCGCGAAGGACGTCGGCTGGCGGCTGACGTTCGCGCTGGGCGCCGTGCTGGCCTTCGTGATCCTCCTCGTACGGCGACATGTGCCGGAGAGTCCACGGTGGCTGCTGATCCACGGGCAGGACGAGGAGGCCGAGCGGATCGTCACGTCGATCGAGGAACGGGTGGAGGCCGAACGGGGCGAACCGCTGCCGCGGGCCGAGGGCGACATCACGATCCGCCAGCGGCGCAGCGTGTCGTTCGCGGAGATCGCGCGGACGCTGTTCTCGGACTACCGGCGGCGTTCTGTGCTGGGGTTCTCGCTGTTCATCGGGCAGGCCTTTTTGTACAACGCGATCACCTTCGGCTTCGGGGCGATCCTCACGACGTTCTTCGACGTGCCCAGCGGGAACACCGGGTACTACTTCGCGGTCATCGCGGTCGGTAACTTCTGCGGGCCGCTGCTGCTGGGCAAGCTGTTCGACACGGTGGGGCGGCGGGTGATGATCTCGTCGACCTACCTGCTCTCGGGGCTTCTGCTGTTCGCGACGGCCTGGTTGTTCGACCAGGGGTCGCTGAGCGCGAACACCATGACGGCGTGCTGGTGCGCGGTGCTGTTCTTCGCCTCGGCGGGCGCGTCCAGCGCCTACCTCACGGTGTCCGAGGTGTTCCCGATGGAGACCCGCGCGATGTCGATCGCCTTCTTCTACGCGCTGGGTACGGCCGCGGGTGGCATCAGCGGGCCGCTGCTGTTCGCCGACCTCACCGGTACGGGGAAGGTCGGCGACACGGTGCTGGCGTTCCAGATCGGGGCGGGGCTGATGTGCGCGGCGGGGCTGGTGGCGGCGGTTCTCGCGGTGCGGGCGGAGGGGCGGTCGCTGGAGGACATCGCGAAGCCGCTGACGGCTGCGTGA
- a CDS encoding DUF445 domain-containing protein, whose protein sequence is MERTKSEETGPSDVGVEGPARTGGTAGTVGAANRAAPAGPAAPVRAMNTFSEADLEKQRGVRRMKLTATGLLLFVALVYVLATWASHEGAGTWADYVAAAAEAGMVGAMADWFAVTALFRHPLGLPIPHTAIIPTKKDQLGVSLGEFVGENFLSEDVVRQRLHAVGIGSRLGAWLAEPEHADRVTAELSAALRGALTVLRDSDVQAVVGEAITRRADAQEIAPGIGKMLEKVVADGGHRRAVDLVVTRAHDWLVLHDAQVMDAVQGGAPGWTPRFVDKKVGERVYKELLRFVTEMRDMPSHPARGALDRFLSDFASDLQSDTDTRARIERLKGEVLGRGEVQDLIASAWTAVRSMIVSAAEDERSELRLRVRASLLSLGARMAVDPKVQAKVDGWVEGAAVYVVTTYRREITSLITDTVAGWDAEHTTRKIEANIGRDLQFIRINGTVVGSLVGLLIYTVSRALGA, encoded by the coding sequence ATGGAACGTACGAAATCTGAGGAAACCGGACCGTCCGACGTGGGCGTGGAGGGACCTGCCCGGACGGGCGGGACCGCCGGGACCGTCGGGGCGGCGAACCGTGCCGCGCCCGCCGGGCCCGCCGCGCCTGTCCGGGCGATGAACACCTTCAGCGAGGCCGACCTGGAGAAACAGCGCGGTGTGCGGCGCATGAAGCTCACCGCGACCGGACTGCTGCTCTTCGTGGCGCTGGTGTACGTGCTGGCCACATGGGCGTCCCACGAAGGTGCCGGGACCTGGGCGGACTACGTCGCCGCGGCCGCCGAGGCGGGCATGGTCGGCGCGATGGCCGACTGGTTCGCGGTCACGGCCCTCTTCCGCCACCCGCTGGGCCTGCCCATCCCGCACACCGCGATCATCCCCACCAAGAAGGACCAACTGGGCGTGTCGCTCGGCGAGTTCGTCGGCGAGAACTTCCTCTCCGAGGACGTCGTACGGCAGCGGCTGCACGCCGTGGGGATCGGCAGCCGGCTGGGCGCGTGGCTCGCGGAACCCGAGCACGCCGACCGGGTGACCGCGGAACTGTCGGCCGCGCTCCGGGGCGCCCTGACCGTGCTGCGCGACTCCGACGTCCAGGCCGTGGTCGGCGAGGCGATCACCCGGCGGGCCGACGCCCAGGAGATCGCGCCCGGCATCGGGAAGATGCTGGAGAAGGTCGTCGCCGACGGCGGACACCGGCGAGCCGTCGACCTGGTGGTGACCCGCGCACATGACTGGCTCGTGCTGCACGACGCGCAGGTCATGGACGCGGTGCAGGGCGGAGCGCCCGGCTGGACCCCGCGTTTCGTCGACAAGAAGGTCGGCGAGCGGGTCTACAAGGAACTGCTGCGGTTCGTGACGGAGATGCGGGACATGCCGTCGCATCCGGCGCGCGGAGCACTGGACCGGTTCCTGTCGGACTTCGCCTCCGACCTGCAGTCCGACACCGACACGCGCGCGCGTATCGAGCGGCTCAAGGGTGAGGTGCTGGGGCGTGGCGAGGTCCAGGACCTCATCGCGTCGGCCTGGACCGCCGTACGGTCGATGATCGTCTCCGCCGCCGAGGACGAGCGCAGCGAGCTGCGGCTGCGGGTGCGGGCGTCGCTGCTGTCGCTGGGCGCGCGGATGGCCGTGGACCCCAAGGTGCAGGCGAAGGTCGACGGATGGGTGGAGGGGGCCGCGGTGTACGTGGTCACCACCTACCGGCGCGAGATCACCTCCCTGATCACGGACACCGTCGCCGGGTGGGACGCCGAGCACACGACCCGGAAGATCGAGGCGAACATCGGGCGTGACCTGCAGTTCATTCGGATCAACGGCACGGTGGTGGGGTCGCTGGTGGGGTTGCTGATCTACACGGTGTCGCGGGCGTTGGGGGCGTAG
- a CDS encoding SGNH/GDSL hydrolase family protein, whose product MTRRHGYALLAAIVATIVALSTAIYVAVAAGTGPRDRTSLTGPGPSRPSAAPVSAGVWVGTWSASPVGAEPGTGNEGMTGRSLRNVVHTSVGGTSARITLSNLYGKSPLTITHATLALAAGTRTAAANAGTMRRLTFAGSTTAVIPAGGQMLSDAVALAVPAGADVLVTTYSPTLSGPVTYHPTARQTSYAGPGDLTEDETGTGYTQQVDHWRYLTALDVLSDEADGTVVAFGDSLTDGKNSTADANARWPDFLNRRLRTALAAGRDLPRYSVVNEGIGGNRVLADARGRPLENQAGIRRFRRDVLDRPNVKIVVIDLGINDILRTPGTVDPQNLLTGLRDLVRQAHARGIKVVGSTLMPVGKRTTWTEAREGVRQTVNAEIRSGRVYDAVIDFDKALRDPYDPRSLRMMYDSGDRLHPNDRGYERMASSFDLEYLKGSTAARL is encoded by the coding sequence ATGACAAGGCGTCATGGTTACGCCCTGCTCGCCGCGATCGTCGCCACGATCGTGGCCCTGTCCACCGCCATCTACGTCGCGGTGGCGGCCGGCACCGGCCCCAGGGACCGAACCTCACTGACCGGCCCCGGGCCCTCGCGTCCCTCCGCCGCCCCCGTCTCCGCCGGAGTCTGGGTCGGCACCTGGTCCGCATCCCCGGTCGGCGCCGAGCCCGGCACCGGCAACGAGGGCATGACGGGCCGCTCGCTCCGCAACGTCGTCCACACCAGTGTCGGCGGTACGAGTGCCCGCATCACGCTGTCCAACCTCTACGGCAAGAGCCCGCTGACCATCACCCACGCGACCCTCGCGCTCGCCGCCGGCACCAGGACCGCCGCGGCGAACGCGGGCACCATGCGCCGCCTCACGTTCGCAGGCAGCACCACGGCCGTCATCCCGGCGGGCGGGCAGATGCTCAGCGACGCCGTCGCCCTGGCCGTCCCGGCGGGCGCAGACGTCCTGGTCACCACCTACTCCCCCACCCTCTCCGGCCCGGTCACCTACCATCCGACGGCCCGGCAGACCTCGTACGCCGGTCCGGGCGACCTCACCGAGGACGAGACGGGGACGGGGTACACGCAGCAGGTCGACCACTGGCGGTACCTCACCGCGCTGGACGTGCTCAGCGACGAGGCCGACGGCACGGTGGTCGCCTTCGGCGACTCGCTGACCGACGGCAAGAACTCCACCGCCGACGCGAACGCCCGCTGGCCGGACTTTCTGAACCGACGCCTGCGCACCGCGCTCGCCGCCGGCCGGGACCTGCCCCGCTACAGCGTCGTCAACGAGGGGATCGGCGGCAACCGGGTCCTCGCAGACGCCCGGGGCCGCCCCCTGGAGAACCAGGCCGGCATCCGCCGCTTCCGGCGGGACGTCCTCGACCGCCCCAACGTCAAGATCGTCGTGATCGACCTCGGCATCAACGACATCCTCCGCACGCCGGGCACCGTCGACCCCCAGAATCTCCTCACCGGTCTGCGCGACCTGGTCCGCCAGGCGCACGCCCGCGGCATCAAGGTCGTCGGCTCGACGCTCATGCCCGTCGGCAAGCGCACCACCTGGACCGAGGCCCGCGAGGGCGTCCGCCAGACCGTCAACGCGGAGATCCGTTCGGGCAGGGTCTACGACGCGGTGATCGACTTCGACAAGGCGCTGAGGGACCCCTACGACCCCCGTAGCCTCCGCATGATGTACGACTCCGGGGACCGGCTGCACCCCAACGACAGGGGGTACGAGCGGATGGCGTCTTCCTTCGACCTGGAATACCTGAAGGGTTCGACGGCGGCACGTCTTTAG
- a CDS encoding DUF1707 SHOCT-like domain-containing protein → MTDAVSSGGTPPRPPGPELRASDADRERVAEVLRDALAEGRLDMEEFEERLETTFRARTYGELAPITRDLPVGQVAVPRVDMVKRPEPDGSWASRIVGGEGSSTWAVAVMSGFQRKGRWTVPRRFNCFAFWGGGEIDLREANFADREVEINCVAVMGGMQVIVPPGVEVVVRGIGIMGGFDQREEGVPGEPGAPRVIVTGFAFWGGVERKRTRAERQQLREERRQEKLDRRAAVRELKESARGDARDVHRRMIEGHHDLRWARHQERRERHEERRGRRERRRREED, encoded by the coding sequence ATGACCGACGCTGTGTCTTCCGGGGGGACGCCCCCCAGGCCCCCAGGCCCGGAACTCCGGGCTTCCGACGCCGATCGTGAGCGGGTCGCCGAGGTCCTGCGGGACGCCCTCGCCGAGGGGCGCCTCGACATGGAGGAGTTCGAGGAGCGGCTGGAGACGACGTTCAGGGCCCGGACGTACGGGGAGCTCGCGCCGATCACCCGGGACCTGCCGGTCGGGCAGGTGGCCGTTCCCCGGGTCGACATGGTGAAGCGGCCGGAACCGGACGGGAGTTGGGCGTCGCGGATCGTCGGCGGCGAGGGGTCCTCGACGTGGGCCGTCGCCGTGATGTCCGGGTTCCAGCGCAAGGGGCGGTGGACCGTGCCCCGGCGCTTCAACTGCTTCGCCTTCTGGGGCGGCGGGGAGATCGATCTGCGGGAGGCGAACTTCGCGGACCGCGAGGTCGAGATCAACTGCGTGGCCGTCATGGGCGGCATGCAGGTGATCGTGCCGCCGGGGGTCGAGGTCGTGGTGCGTGGGATCGGGATCATGGGCGGGTTCGACCAGCGTGAGGAAGGGGTGCCGGGGGAACCGGGGGCACCCCGTGTGATCGTGACCGGGTTCGCGTTCTGGGGCGGGGTCGAGCGCAAGCGCACCAGGGCGGAACGGCAGCAGCTCCGGGAGGAGCGGCGCCAGGAGAAGCTGGACCGCAGGGCGGCCGTCCGTGAGCTCAAGGAGTCGGCCCGGGGCGATGCGCGGGATGTGCACCGGCGGATGATCGAGGGACATCACGACCTGCGGTGGGCCCGGCATCAGGAGCGCAGGGAGCGGCACGAGGAGCGCAGGGGGCGCCGGGAGCGGCGCCGGCGCGAGGAGGACTGA